From the Bdellovibrio reynosensis genome, one window contains:
- a CDS encoding DUF3373 family protein, whose protein sequence is MKIASFLFSLLLASQAFAQQSPYATVLSSEDNQQKQIDEILQRMRLMEQELADVKAEQELEIVSIHGQLTSSYDEIATKETYPTPRDLRRVNYLRLRFSLDANVDLDPKVKIYSRFTTTKFFNRAFSEGRNIARQFNDMEMAFRHQGPHVFLEKAYLDYTPVPQWTFSIGRLPTVEGPPSHLWDMQPTQGTYPILNFNLALDGIAGTYRYLHTPHEQLLFRGLFTPLSIVNLGNTGNEWYIDPPKGDITTGNAAAGSDMAPLINIGALQMDYLSTQNDYSERTNVVLQGTLLRDYRFFSGQGTSNLEYSAMNNTLYMEAQGILRSRFDLAASFTQSITESYGLAAPGIGAGSTTDETHAHGYSLMFDGRYRWKRWAVGAEYLEISRQVISFAFTDEDLYDYYRNPGWGKHVYLTHKLTDFLILRLGYRNKVQTSYRITGGPIRNTDRELNNVYLRLRADF, encoded by the coding sequence ATGAAAATAGCGTCTTTCCTCTTTTCATTGCTTTTAGCCTCTCAGGCCTTCGCGCAACAATCCCCTTATGCGACGGTGCTTTCCAGCGAAGATAACCAACAAAAACAAATCGATGAAATTCTGCAAAGAATGCGACTCATGGAACAAGAACTCGCCGATGTAAAGGCGGAACAAGAGCTTGAGATTGTTTCAATCCATGGACAGCTGACATCTTCTTACGACGAAATTGCCACTAAAGAAACTTACCCCACACCCCGGGATCTTCGCCGTGTCAATTATCTGCGCCTGCGTTTTTCTTTAGATGCCAATGTGGATTTAGATCCGAAAGTTAAAATTTATTCTCGATTCACTACGACTAAATTTTTTAACCGTGCTTTTTCAGAAGGACGAAACATAGCGCGCCAGTTTAACGATATGGAAATGGCCTTTAGACATCAAGGCCCCCACGTGTTTTTAGAAAAAGCCTATCTTGATTACACTCCTGTTCCCCAATGGACTTTTTCAATTGGACGCCTTCCGACGGTGGAAGGACCGCCCAGTCACCTTTGGGATATGCAACCGACGCAAGGGACTTATCCGATTTTAAATTTTAACTTAGCATTGGATGGGATTGCTGGAACTTACAGATACCTCCATACGCCACATGAACAGCTTTTGTTCCGTGGGCTATTTACTCCTCTTTCAATTGTAAATCTAGGTAATACGGGAAATGAGTGGTATATCGATCCACCCAAAGGAGATATCACGACTGGTAACGCTGCTGCAGGCAGCGATATGGCACCGCTAATCAATATCGGTGCTTTGCAGATGGATTATCTTTCAACTCAAAATGATTATAGCGAACGGACTAACGTCGTTTTACAAGGAACGTTGCTGCGGGATTATCGCTTTTTTTCTGGGCAAGGAACTTCGAACTTAGAATATTCAGCGATGAACAACACCTTGTATATGGAAGCTCAAGGTATTCTTCGTTCACGCTTTGACCTTGCTGCTAGCTTCACTCAATCGATTACTGAGAGTTACGGTTTAGCAGCGCCTGGTATTGGCGCTGGATCAACGACAGATGAAACCCACGCCCATGGCTACAGTCTTATGTTTGACGGTCGTTACCGATGGAAACGTTGGGCGGTGGGAGCTGAGTACTTAGAAATTTCAAGACAAGTCATCAGCTTCGCCTTTACCGATGAAGACCTTTATGACTATTACCGCAATCCTGGTTGGGGAAAGCATGTGTATCTCACTCACAAGCTGACTGATTTTCTTATTCTTAGACTTGGATATCGTAACAAAGTTCAAACTAGTTATCGCATTACAGGCGGTCCGATTAGAAACACGGACCGCGAATTGAATAACGTTTATTTGCGTCTGCGCGCAGATTTTTAA
- a CDS encoding DUF3373 family protein, translating to MKRFVLFLFLAIFSSSALAQQSDDDPALIERARILEEKLNALQAEQELDFITFGGQMTSSYDDINVKETYPDTIDATGLQYLRLRYSFDMYMDLDPRLKVYTRMTTTKFYNRVTAQGLVTRPTDLDAAHKYNGPSVILEKGYLDYSATPDLVLSIGKLPTVEGFPSHLWDNQPRQGTYPYMNFNIPLDGIAATYKISEDLPEGHILALRALYTPITFVNLGDGSNSYINPPKEDTNGTTPVGRDVTPMSNAFTLQLDYSAQDSPLGKSNSLIYQATKLRDLPLPSGMGTSSLSYSGEIHTLYVEFMDFLLSRFDITAMYSYTIIDAYGFFAPGLGAGGTTREAHMYGQSLLISGRYKFNKWILGAEYIQNSRQAFSFSTADEDLIRFYRNPGFGYHIYFTKRLNDFLTLRIGYRDKTQNNYYVGPGPIYSTDRDIRNYYIRLRTDF from the coding sequence ATGAAACGTTTTGTACTATTCCTTTTTCTAGCGATCTTTTCTAGTTCCGCTTTGGCTCAACAGTCAGACGATGATCCGGCATTGATCGAACGCGCGCGAATTTTAGAGGAAAAACTGAACGCTTTGCAGGCCGAACAGGAATTAGATTTTATCACTTTTGGTGGACAGATGACGTCATCCTATGACGACATCAATGTCAAAGAAACCTATCCTGATACGATCGATGCAACGGGCTTGCAATATCTTCGCTTGCGCTATTCTTTTGACATGTACATGGATTTAGATCCGCGCTTAAAAGTTTACACGCGGATGACCACGACCAAGTTTTACAATCGCGTGACGGCGCAAGGTTTGGTAACAAGACCCACCGATCTTGATGCCGCTCACAAATACAATGGCCCTTCAGTTATTCTTGAAAAAGGTTATTTAGATTACTCAGCTACTCCGGACTTGGTGTTATCCATAGGAAAACTTCCCACTGTCGAAGGCTTCCCGTCCCATCTCTGGGACAATCAACCGCGCCAGGGAACTTATCCGTATATGAATTTCAACATTCCTCTGGATGGCATCGCAGCGACTTATAAGATAAGTGAAGATTTACCTGAAGGCCACATATTAGCTTTGCGCGCTCTTTATACTCCAATCACTTTCGTCAACCTTGGTGATGGATCTAATTCCTATATCAATCCACCCAAAGAAGATACGAACGGAACCACCCCAGTTGGGCGAGACGTGACGCCGATGAGTAATGCTTTTACGCTGCAACTAGATTATTCAGCCCAAGACAGCCCTTTAGGAAAAAGCAACAGCCTTATTTATCAAGCGACAAAGTTGCGGGATTTACCTTTGCCTTCTGGGATGGGCACATCGAGCTTAAGTTACAGTGGCGAGATTCATACTCTGTATGTTGAGTTTATGGACTTTCTGCTATCACGCTTTGATATCACAGCGATGTATTCCTATACCATTATTGATGCCTATGGTTTTTTTGCTCCAGGCCTTGGAGCCGGCGGCACCACGCGTGAAGCCCACATGTATGGGCAGAGTTTATTAATTAGCGGCAGGTATAAGTTTAATAAGTGGATTTTAGGTGCGGAATACATTCAGAACTCACGACAGGCGTTTAGTTTTTCTACTGCTGATGAAGACCTGATTCGCTTTTATCGCAACCCTGGCTTTGGGTATCACATTTATTTTACGAAAAGGCTCAACGACTTTTTAACTTTGCGTATTGGTTACCGCGACAAGACCCAGAACAACTATTATGTGGGGCCTGGGCCCATCTACAGCACGGATCGAGATATTCGAAACTATTATATTCGCTTAAGAACGGATTTTTAG
- a CDS encoding DUF3373 family protein has translation MRNSARLILTLIALIPLLAKAQEQQPTLEQRIKILEQRVLEAEAQQSLNIFKFSGQMTSSYDDIAVKEEYPDPKDNTGLNYLRLRFSLDMLADLDPKLKIYTRMTTTKFFNRTNAQGLETRPNDFDAAYRYGPPNVFLEKAYLDYLVNEKFTVSVGKLPTVEGGPSHIWDSQPRQGTYPMMNFNVPLDGVAGTYKFSMPAGYAAFLRLLYTPFTVVNLGGPNDAYLKFPKEDFSGITPMGADIKNIFNLFAVQVEYNFPTRFSETLNSLAVQSTRLPDAPAMTGAGTSNLRYTAQADTLYLRLSKLFDLPLTFVTSFTYTGIDAFGFAAPGVGIGGNTSEAHAYGHSLVMDVRYDLKKWAIGAEYLEVSRNVFSFSTADEDLVRFYRTPGWGQHLYLTRKLTDLVTLRLGYRHKTQTNFNLTAGDVVTTDRDIRNFYVRLRTDF, from the coding sequence AATCTTAACACTGATCGCGTTGATTCCCTTGCTGGCAAAAGCTCAGGAGCAGCAACCAACTCTTGAACAGCGAATAAAAATTTTAGAACAAAGGGTTCTTGAAGCAGAAGCTCAACAGTCTTTGAATATTTTTAAATTCAGCGGACAGATGACTTCGTCCTATGACGACATCGCTGTAAAGGAAGAATACCCAGATCCCAAAGATAACACCGGTTTAAATTATCTGCGTCTGCGTTTTTCGCTGGATATGCTTGCTGATCTAGATCCGAAACTAAAAATTTACACGCGGATGACCACCACAAAATTTTTCAATCGCACCAATGCCCAAGGTCTTGAGACAAGACCGAATGATTTTGATGCGGCCTACAGATATGGTCCGCCCAATGTTTTTCTTGAAAAGGCCTACTTGGATTATTTGGTGAATGAAAAATTCACCGTCTCGGTTGGAAAACTACCGACGGTTGAAGGTGGACCTAGTCATATTTGGGACAGTCAGCCGCGTCAGGGAACATATCCCATGATGAACTTCAACGTTCCTTTAGACGGAGTTGCCGGCACATATAAGTTTAGTATGCCTGCTGGCTACGCTGCATTTCTAAGACTTTTATACACACCCTTTACAGTCGTAAATTTAGGCGGACCTAATGACGCTTACTTAAAATTTCCGAAGGAAGATTTTAGCGGCATCACTCCTATGGGTGCAGACATTAAAAACATTTTTAATTTATTTGCTGTTCAAGTGGAATATAATTTCCCGACACGTTTTTCAGAAACACTGAATTCCCTTGCGGTTCAGTCCACTCGCCTACCGGATGCTCCTGCGATGACGGGGGCTGGAACCTCCAACCTTCGTTACACAGCCCAAGCCGATACTCTGTATTTACGTTTAAGCAAATTGTTCGATCTACCTTTAACCTTCGTAACTTCCTTTACCTATACAGGAATTGATGCCTTTGGTTTTGCCGCCCCTGGAGTAGGCATCGGTGGAAATACATCTGAAGCCCACGCCTATGGACATAGCTTAGTGATGGATGTCCGCTATGATTTAAAGAAATGGGCTATCGGCGCGGAGTATTTAGAAGTTTCCCGTAACGTGTTTAGTTTTTCCACTGCTGATGAAGATCTTGTGAGATTTTATCGAACTCCAGGGTGGGGCCAGCACCTTTATCTAACTCGAAAGCTTACCGATCTAGTCACCCTGCGCTTAGGGTATCGCCATAAAACTCAAACTAATTTTAATCTAACGGCCGGCGATGTGGTCACAACGGACAGAGACATCAGAAACTTTTATGTACGTTTAAGAACGGATTTTTAA